ACATGGTTACGTTCTGCCACGAGGCCGCTTCAGCAAGTAGCCGCAATTGGTCTCGCATGACCTTGTCGCCGCCAACGGGCCGGCTCAGCACCGACTCATCGAGCACCACCTGAAACCTGATCGCATCGTCTTGTCGCGTGAGCAACGATTGGCGGGCCATCCGGACACGGACTCTGTTCATGACGTCTTCGTCCGTCCAGTCCGGCTGGGCACCGCGGATCATCGCCTCAGCGTATTCGGCTGTCTGCAGCAGTCCCGGGACGACCTGTTGCTCGTACGCCCTGATGGAACTGGCTGCAGCTTCCAACCCGACATAGGCACCGACCAGCACGCTGCTGTACGGGTGCCACCAGCCCTTCTGCCTCGCCTCCTTGGCGATCTCAACGAGCACGTCGACCTCCTCGGCCGACGTGCCGTAGATGGTCAGCATGTCGCGGACATCGCGACTGGTCACCGAGCTGTGCCCGGTCTCGATACGCGAGATCTTGGACTGGGAACACTCCATCCTGTCGGCGACGAACTCCAGCGTGATGC
The Catellatospora sp. IY07-71 DNA segment above includes these coding regions:
- a CDS encoding helix-turn-helix transcriptional regulator, with translation MTTRQSPTVRRRRLGAELRKRRENAGITLEFVADRMECSQSKISRIETGHSSVTSRDVRDMLTIYGTSAEEVDVLVEIAKEARQKGWWHPYSSVLVGAYVGLEAAASSIRAYEQQVVPGLLQTAEYAEAMIRGAQPDWTDEDVMNRVRVRMARQSLLTRQDDAIRFQVVLDESVLSRPVGGDKVMRDQLRLLAEAASWQNVTMSVLPFESGSHAGMDGTFAILEFAEQDDSDVVYAENATGGLFLEKNDELQKYARIFENVQRAALSPEESAELIAQLAEEPLWKSRPRGFESI